One window of the Diospyros lotus cultivar Yz01 chromosome 12, ASM1463336v1, whole genome shotgun sequence genome contains the following:
- the LOC127787558 gene encoding uncharacterized protein LOC127787558: MLTEECSAIIQNKMPQKLKDPGSFTIPCIIGNCEFNKALCDLGASINLMPYSLFKKLGLGEIKHTFVSLQLADRSIKHPIGMIEDVLVKVAKFIFPVDFIVLEMEEDREIPLILGSLPVDFIVLEMEEDREIPLILGSPFLATGRALIDLEQGLNDDDSCLRIDVLDYCVDEYVDNLHEPLDEKLLTIESGDMQELKHAQNTIIKLNRTDRFSEDEKKAFEQQMKES; this comes from the exons ATGCTTACTGAGGAGTGCAGCGCCATTATCCAAAACAAGATGCCTCAGAAATTGAAAGATCCAGGGAGTTTTACTataccatgcattattggaaatTGTGAATTTAATAAAGCTCTTTGTGATCTAGGTGCTAGCATAAATTTGATGCCATATTCTTTGTTTAAAAAGCTAGGCCTTGGTGAAATTAAGCATACTTTTGTTTCCTTGCAACTTGCTGATAGGTCCATTAAGCATCCCATAGGAATGATAGAAGATGTCCTTGTTAAAgttgctaaatttatttttcctgtggATTTTATTGTGCTTGAAATGGAAGAGGATAGGGAAATACCATTGATTTTAGGAAGTTTACCTGTGGATTTTATTGTGCTTGAAATGGAAGAGGATAGGGAAATACCATTGATTTTAGGAAGTCCATTCCTTGCAACAGGTAGAGCTTTAATTGATCTTGAACAAG GATTGAATGATGATGACTCTTGTTTAAGAATTGATGTTCTTGATTATTGTGTGGATGAATATGTTGATAATTTGCATGAGCCATTAGATGAAAAACTACTGACTATTGAAAGTGGTGACATGCAGGAACTGAAACATGCACAAAACACTATTATAAAGCTTAATCGAACTGATCGATTCAGTGAAGATGAAAAGAAGGCTTTTGAGCAGCAAATGAAAGAATCTTGA